GTCTACACGCAAGACTCTCTAGAGAATTTCGTATCGATTTGTACAGGAAGGGAAGGAGGAAAGAGAGAAACTTTAAAACAGAAATGCACCAGTGCTCTCTGAGCACCATAAGTTATAGTACTCCTAGCTGTACTGGAATACTTACACATTCAATCCctttgatctagactgttgatttTGTCCAGCAGAATTTCATGTTAAACATTACACTAACTTtataaatattaaccattaaaTCAATGACGTTAAATATAGACGGTCaagatatttttcaaaaaataggtCTTTGctacaatttgatccatctatttattaGGAACCACCTTAGATTGCTTATAATCCCAAATAATCACTTTTTTTAAACAATTCTAACCATCCGATCCATgattggaaaaaggatggctaaagAAAACAAGGTCATAAAAATGATGGATTAGATCTTCCAATCAATATTAATTTTCAACTTAGACTATAAAATAATTTCTTATTAACTTATTGAACGGTTAAGATTGATCTATTTTACTTTAAAAATACTTAATTCTACTAGGATCACTATAACTTATATAGTCCTAAGAAGCAGTGGAACATTTCTCAACTTTAAAATCTGGTGGGTTGAACGGTCAAAAAAGAGTGTCTTgggagaggaaaaaataaaatccctTCTCTAGGGCTTTGCCTTTGACTGTCATCAATACCAACCTCTCCtcacaaagaaagagaagaaagaaaagctctctctctctcaaaatactacaaaaagagaaagagaaaagaaggcAACGACGACTATCTCATTGATAGCTCATCGATCATGTTGCCGGAATGTCCACTGATTTTCAGAATATCCGACGATAAATCGAAGAAATCTAGCTTCGATCGGTATATTTCTTCCCTCAGATCTCTCATTTTCTGCAAACATACAATTTTCTCGatttttttgctatttttggtgtttttTGCCTTGATTTATCTTGTTTCGTGGCTTTTTCTGCTGGTGGATTCCAAATACGCCTCCGATTTTCAGAAGAGTGGAAGATTAATCGGAGAAACTAGCTTTGGTTTCATGTCTTTGCAGCTTTTTTATAAAGTCGTTTTTCGTTGATTTTTTTACCCCCAGTGTTTGTTTCTTTTCTGCAACCGGATCTGATGATACATTTTTATTCCGGAAAAGGCATTTATGTATTCTCCATCggttttctttgtttgtttgtttgttttttttttttttttttttgctatttttggtattttttgtTTACTTGTATGATCTCGTTTCTAGCTATTCTGGAAGCGGATCGGGTAGGAACTTTTATTTCTGGTGGTTTTATGTTGTTGTTTTGGATGTGTAGGTATTCCCGTTTACGAGCATCGGTGTTTTTTCTTTGTATTTATGGAGAAATGATTTTGTTTCTTGAGAAATCCGATTGCTGTTTTTTGCTATTTTTGGATGATTTCGATAAGGTTTTGTGTTTTTTACCCTTCTATCGGTTTTTTGATATTCATGGAAGGTTTCAGTTGTGGTTTTTCCGAGAAAAGATTTatagggatttttattttttatttttttgctgggGTAATGTTGGCGTTCCTTTGTGGATTGTTGCTTTTTGTAGCGATTTGTCTGGTTTCAGCTGCATACAGTGGGGGAATATTAGGAAAAGGCAATCTTTCACTGGCTTTCTCGATGTCTTTCATTTTATTTGTTGatccgattttattttattttattgatattTTTCCGTACGATCTGTAGCTATCTGTTGATTTTTGTGTAAGATATCTGTATTTTATTGTGGTTTATGTGGAGGAAAAATGATTTTATAGTTTAAGAAGTGGAAGCCTCCTTACTTTGATCTCATTGTGCTTTGATATTCGTAGATATCTAATAGCTTTTAATCCACATGCTTACTTTAGAAATCGGCCTAGTTGTTCTGTTTTCTCTTTTTTGTTTGAATTCTTCAAAGAGATCATTAACTTGACTGAAAAATTAGTTCTTCTTGACCTAAATTGAAAATTATCATATTTATGCGATCTGAATCTGCAAAATGGCATGACAAGGATCTCGTCCAGCTGTGTGCTAGAAATAAGCCGAAACTAAATTGTTGAGATGCTTTGGCCGTTTTGGTGCTTGTGATGTTCTCGCGTGTTTGATTGCTTTGCCATTTTGTTAGATTTTTGTCTTTACTTTTCTGGAACTTGCAACCTCGTGGTTTTTGCATGCTGCTAAACTAATATATTGGCTCACTCCTTTCTCTGGGAAGGGGAGCAACACAACTTCCGGGAAACACGGTGTGCCAAACAGCTGTTATGGGGCTGTAAAggctgttatgtaaaggtaatggtggcaactgttacacgttatgggATCATACTAGCCGTAATGGATAAAACCCCCATAATGGCCTGTTATGCCCCTTGTAAAGGTCGCGATGGCCCCGTAACGGTCTATTATGGGGCCAATACATGtatttcggtttttttttttttttaattttcaataagAAAAAGAGTGTAAAgcttgtatcgtaaaggtaatggtggtggccgttatagATACCTTGCCAAGGAGGTGACCCCATCCTATTGCTATTCTCGCCCAACCATGCTCAACTTTGGAGTCATGATGAGATCTAGTGCGCTAAGGATGGTATGGTTGCAGAAAATTAATGCTGCTAAGTTGAGGATTTTTGTTAGGTTCTTAGCCGACGCTACAGGCCAGTGAATGAATTTGGAAGAAGTGGGGTTGATCTGATGATTTTGCAAAGGAAATCAGTGGGGAGTGCATACAAAGATTCTGGGAGGATTTTAGAGCTTGCGTGCTATGCGAATGTGGGGGGAGGGTCTTGCATTAACTACACTGTTGTGATAGTCAGCAAATTCATCATGTTTGAATTCTGACGTGGAAGCCTATTATTGGCCTTTTTTGCTTATAAACCAATTGGGAAGTATAGCTGCAACTGAACTAGGGCTTCTCTATGTCATGACAAAACACTCCATATAAGCACTTGCCACTGTCTCGATCCGTGATTCTATTTATTAAAATTGAGGTACACTTTGGATTTATTTACCATATATTTATGGCAACAGCAATCGTTTGTCAATTTGTTGGAGCCAATTGCTCAATTACAGTGCTTTATTGCACCCCAGCTTCACTaccatgaaaaataaaatgaaggaATCTTTTGTCAGTTTGGTGGAAAAGTATTAAAACAAATTATACATACGCGATAATGAACCGTTGATTTATTCGGTGTTCTTCACTTATGTTGGTAAAGGTGATGCATGTTCAATTTAGCCGTTGGGCTCTTTAAGTATGTAATCGTTTGAAGGCCATTAGTTTCTGGTCCTTGAATGGTGCACCTTGTCCTTACATTTAACGTTCGTGTTAATGGTTTGTTTATTTTCTTGTGGGTCTTGTACATACTTATTGGAATCAGTGAGGGACATTGTAGCTTGTCTTGTTTGCTGAGATGATTCACTTAACCccctttatttttaaaattttgcaggTGAAGGTGATTGGATAAGGAAATACATCTAGTGATCTCTTTTGATTTCTATCTGCTGCAATGGCTTCGGTGAGTGTGGTGCCGGCTTCTGGTTTGAGAGACAACAGTGGAAATACAATTGGCGTGGATAGACTACCTGAGGAAATGAATGACATGAAGATAAGGGATGACAAGGTAGATATTGTGGGCTTATTCTTTAGGCTTTTCAGTTGGGTAGCCCCATGTATTGTTTACTCTTGCTTCATTCTTTGAAGTTGAACTCTCTTTTCCTTGTAGGAAATGGAAGCAACTGTAGTAGATGGAAATGGAACGGAGACTGGTCATATAATTGTAACAACTATCGGTGGCAGAAATGGGCAACCAAAGCAGGTAATTTGCTATGGTGGCATCCCTTTAGTAAATGTTGAAAATCCTGAGTATTTGAGGTAAATTGTCATTTTTTTCCATGAGTGGTCCCATTTTCCTTTTTTGACTTTTTCATTCTGAGTGGTAAAGGTGTATGGAACTCAAGATTGCTTCGTCTTTATGTTTGAATCTTTTTTAGCCATAAATATTGTTATTATCATTTCTTAATTTCCAGGTGATTTACTAATTTAACTGGATGCTTGGTCTTTTATTAAGTGTGACTGgtttcttattaaaaaaaaatcctttatTGGCAGACTATAAGCTACATGGCTGAGCGTGTTGTCGGGCATGGATCATTTGGAATTGTGTTCCAGGTATGTTTTGCCTCTCTTGACCAGGGAAAGACTTGCAAGTCTTGTTGATTATCTATGCATGGGTGCATTTATTTGTCCAGATGTTTTCGAGTCATTATATAAGtgcatgcatgtggtttgttCATGCATTGGGGCAGGTTTAGTTCCATCTGGTACTAGGATTATCTGGTATGGATGAAGGTAATGTGCTAAATATATTTATGCTACTTTCTGGCGGTTATGCAGGCCAAGTGCTTGGAGACGGGTGAAACAGTTGCGATAAAGAAGGTTCTTCAGGATAAGCGGTACAAGAACCGTGAGCTGCAAACCATGCGCCTTCTAGACCACCCAAATGTCGTCTCTCTGAAACATTGTTTCTTTTCAACAACTGAAAAGGATGAGCTTTATCTTAACTTGGTGCTTGAATATGTACCTGAGACTGTTCACCGTGTAATCAAACACTACAACAAGATGAACCAACGAATGCCGCTGATATATGTCAAACTTTATACGTACCAGGTATGAGCTTCTGATAATGATACTTCTTAAAGCAGCATCTCAGGATTTGGAAAAAATATAATTGTCCAGATATTGTTGTATATCATGAATTGGGCTTTATCTACAAAAATGTTTAAAACTCAGTTTTGAATCGAAGCTTGCTCTGTTATCAGACCTAGTTGTGATGTCAATACCAGCACGACTCATCTGAAACGGAAAAATATTAAAAACGAGGCTTTTCTGACAAGGTCCATATCAGTCATTTTATTGTTGATTTTTGGTTTTCTATTTTGTATGTCTTCCTATAAAAGCCATTTGTTCTTTCCACTGTCTACCTATTTCTGTTTCTACCATTATTGTTTTCATTACGATACTTCTCTTGGAGAATGATCTGATTGGATAAGCTTTTAACTTTCCAGTTTGAGTCAATAATTCATTTCCGTTACTTGAGCTTTCAACATTTTCATGCTTCTATTTTCTCACGGGAATTTAAAGTGGTGTATTTTTATATGGTTGTGTTCTAACATTTATGTTGATCTTTTGCAGATATGTAGGGCATTGGCTTACATTCATGGTATTGGACTCTGTCATCGAGATATCAAGCCGCAAAATCTTCTGGTATGCTTACTAAGTGCAGTTATTTTCTTACAAGTTGCAAAATAGTTGTGCTTTCGTGCTGATAATAATGAAAAAATACATATTAATGTTATATATAACTGTTTCATACCTAACCATTTTTCAAAGTTTTTAATGCTGCCATTGCCTTAAAATATCATGTTTTTCTGTATAAATATTTGATATGTGAGTTATGCATACTTAATTTCTTCCCCAATTATTTTAAGCAAAATATCTTACTAGACAAACCTTTCTGTAACAGGTAAACCCGCATACACACCAGCTGAAACTATGTGACTTTGGGAGCGCAAAAGTCTTGGTATGTTTTTGCATCTGGAATCGTCATTACTTCTGGAGAGAAACTTCAATACCCATGCACTTAgaaatgtggtttgcaaatctgtTTTTGCATATCGAATCGTCCACCACCCATGCAGGGTTGTATTGCCTCTCTACCAGGATTGGCCAATACAGCTGATATGTTCATGGACGATACCGGTATGTGTTGGGTGATGCATATTGGAAGTGGATGATATATAAACCTTGCTTAGAAACTTGCATACCTGGAATACAagcaattcaaattaaactgtccaaattattggtcccattttagatgtatcatgaaccaaatatTATGGCTATTTGACTATATGACTATCGGATTTTTACTGAGCTGgtaaaaaatggaaaaattcCAATGGCCCTTTTTCAGTGAACATGTGTCAGTGAGTCAGATgttgggattgttcaaccaatctgattttggggctgTGACTTGCGACAGGGAGTTCCACAATAtggtcggtttaatttgagttgatgcCTGCCATGTATACAGTTTCCTAGTACCTGCGTATCAACTTCATTCTCTGCCAGATTATCAAACAACTCCCCTTCTATTGAGATGTTTGAAGATCTAATAATTTGTTTTTGTATGTCTACAGGTAAAAGGCGAGCCAAACATATCTTATATCTGCTCTAGGTATTATAGAGCTCCAGAGCTCATATTTGGAGCCACCGAATACAATTCAGCCATTGATATCTGGTCTGCGGGGTGCGTTCTGGCTGAACTCTTGCTTGGACAGGTAGGTCCCTTATTTCCACTACTCAATGCTTAGTTCGATCTCAAAGATACCGTTGATAAATGATTTCATTTTTCCTATTTCCTGCAGCCTCTCTTTCCTGGTGAGAGCGGAGTTGATCAACTTGTTGAAATTATAAAGGTGACAAAGATTGCATTATATTTTAACTGACAAACACGTTTGATATCTGATCTCTTTCTCTCACATTAACTGTGTCATCACATCCATTTCTGCTGCAGGTTTTGGGTACCCCAACAAGAGAGGAAATCAAATGTATGAATCCTAACTATACAGAATTCAAGTTCCCACAAATTAAAGCTCACCCATGGCACAAGGTATAATCAATCTTCCCATTCATGTTTTTTGTGCTTGTGTCCCCCCCCCTTCCCTTTTGTTCCCTCTTTTGTTTAAGGTGCGTTTGGTTGTAGCAAGTATCATGAACTTCCATGATTAGTCAGTCTCATTTAATGCAAAATGttctgaaatttcatgatatttggtccaatcaaacacacccttatgctttttgcctcatttttttcttctcatttttctcatttaTGTTTCCTGGTCAGATATTCCACAAGCGCATGCCACCTGAAGCAGTGGATCTTGTCTCGAGACTTCTGCAGTACTCTCCAAACCTACGTTGTACTGCTGTAAGTATAAACATCTCCTTGTTTTATGGATATCTATCCAGTGTGGATAGCCTTTTTTCTTCGCTCATTGGTTTCCCATCATATTAATGTTCACTATGTTACAGCTGGAGGCtttaatccatccattttttgatgaGCTTCGGGACCCAAATACCCGTCTACCAAATGGACGCTTTCTTCCTCCTCTCTTCAACTTCAAGCCTCATGGTATGAATCTTTTTACTACAACATTGGTGTTTGTATCATGTTACTGTACCAATGCATGTCTCAAAAACACTTTTAACTGATTGTTGTTGATTATGGATGGTGGTGATTGTTGTGATCAGAACTGAAGGGGGTGCCAATGGAGATTTTGGTAAAGCTGATCCCAGAGCATGCGAGAAAGCAGTGTGCCTTCCTTGGATTATGACGTGTTTCATGTACTCGGTACGAACTGGTCTTTGCCACAAAAACTTCTTCGGTGTAAAAGTTAGTGCTGAAGTTTCCGATCCCCACTGCAGCAAAccttgttcttttcttcttttgttcgTTATCTTTTTCCTTGCCTTTGTTTTGTAAAGCAGGTTGAAAAGGGTCTGCTAATCTCATGAAACCTAGAAGGGTGTCTGCTAACCCTTGTTTCCAAACCACAGATTGTATCATTATATAGAACAGAAAGATTGcctttctttttttggttcttcAAAATTTTATTTCAGTGATTTATATTTATCATGTAGCGTTTGAATGTGGTCAGCAGTTTTGAGACGCTTGTTCTTGGACATGGATCATCATCGCCGCCTATTGGTGATGTCCCAGCTATTTGAGGTTGGCTACAATGATGATGTGTTCTTATAGTTAGATGTGATGGAGAAAcaaaaatagagagaaaaagCTGAGTGTGGAGATGGATGTCTAATGCTTTTCACGATCTCAGCTAGCTCTAACCTACTATTGGGGTTCTCCAAGGCCCTGGCAATGGTTTCAGGTCCTCTCACCAGACACTTCTGCAATCAGAAGatcttgattattattattattattatttttgtggtcTTTCCTCCTTTTTGTTGCTATTTGTTTCGGGTGGGTTTGGTTGGACTATGAAactgtgcaaccaaacgcactccATGAAAACTCCGTTCCTGAAGTtttcttttgagatgtgtaccACTGCAACGTAACTGGAGTCAAGCTGTACAGTcaacctttattttttatttttttttatggcatATGAGAAGCATCCAGGGCTCATCTGGTAGCTTgcatttggaatgcattggaagcCAAATCACGACTACACCATAATCAAGGTGATTCTTAATTAGATTTGTGTTTGGTGGTTTGTAATTGGATTTGTGTGTGGCAGCTAGGAATTGGATTGGAATGCACTGGCATCCAAAAATAAGAATACATTGAAATTCTGTAATATATTTAAGAGGGACTTGCCTGCCGCCACCTTCCAAGGGGGCCTTCGCTTGCCAACTTTAATATTTCAAATTAGTGTGGGCATGTGATATTTAACAGAATGATGGTAATAAGACTGTTAAAATATATACATGGGctgaaaataacaaaattctGAGCTTTGGGTGGGCCTCAAGCATAACGATCACAAATCAGCAACTTGCCAAtggtttttaactgttgatttgcATGGCCAATGTTGGAACAGTTCAAAtcattttattgatttgattttagtGATGCCGCTGATGATCAGATTGTTTGCATGCAATAGATTAATAGCTTAGTAATGCATTTGTTACATTTGCGACTCTTATCTATTAAGGGAGCTAGAGGCATCTAGGTTCTTTTGGTGGCTTGTATTTGGTATGCATTGGAAGCCAAATCATCATTTGGTGATTCTTAATTAGATTTGTGTTTGACAGTTTGTAATTGCATTCATGTTTGTCAGTTTGGAATTGGATTGGGATGCAATAAGAATACATTGAAATTCCAACTTAAATATTTCAAATTATTGTGCACATGTGATATTTAACATAATGATGGTAATAAGACTGTTGAAATATATACATGGGCAGAAAATAACAAAATTCcgatcttcaggtgggccacaagcataacgATCACAAATCAGCAACTTGCCCATagtttttaactattgatttgcATGGCCAGTGTTGGGACAGTTCAAATCAGCAACTTGCCGATagtttttaactattgatttgcATGGCCAGTGTTGGGACAGTTCGAATCATTTTATTGATGTCGCCGATGATCAGATTGTTTGCATACAATAGATTAGCTTTGTAATGCCTTTGTTACATTGGCGACTCTCCTACCTATTAAAACTACCATAAAAACAGGGATTTTAGAGGACTATAATTACACGAATAAAAtggtgagattttaaaggtgcatAATTATAGTGAAAatacatgtttatttatttatttatttataattactATGAAAAATACGAGTTTTTGCTAACAAAGATCcctagaaagtagttcaaaatgcacatgaATTGGCTGATCGTAACCATCCCATCTGTGACCTTTGAAGCAATggtaaataataatttaataaaaatagTTAACGGGCCAATATTCTGTGGtccccacgaaggtttcaacgtgTGGTGTTCAATCccctctgtttcctgtggtgtggtctacttgagctctgGATTTGCCCCATATTttgtattatgtcctaaaatgagctgatagaatggatggacggggtagatgtagcacatacatcacggtgggccccatggagcatAGGGCTGCAGGAATTCCTTGGGGCCGGATGCATGTAATCGGCGTCTGCGTCCGCGTCTGCGTCCATGTGCTACTGCGATTGGCTGTTCTGAACCTGGGCTTTTCTTTGCAGCAGGCAAATGATACCGTAGAGGGATCCGTCTACACCGTACGCGTGGAAATGCATACGTTGGATCAGAACTGTTCATCTAGTTAATCTAACATGGATGGCCCAAGTTTAAAaaattcatccaagtgggatggcTCCTGGATTAGTGGCTTGAAATGGACAGATGGAATTTTCCTGTAACAAGTTCAAAGGGAgaccatgaaaaaaaaatgtggggcccacctcgatgttttCATGACATCTATTCAGGTAGATGCGCCTCCTCATGTTAGGATATCTAAATCAAgcggatcaaaaactcaagtggcccacaccaaatgaaatagaGAGACGGGTACCCTACCATAAACCTcccttggcccaccttgatgtttatattcaccATTCAACACGGTCATAAGTTAAGTCCCACCGGGAtcaaatgaaaacacaaattgaagcctaatccaaaacttcgccatggtgtggcccacttgaattcttAATTTATCTCATTATTAGTATATgtaactaaaatgatctgacacaaccaatggacggagtggatttgacttagagatcacggtggacccacagagCCTTTTGTTGCATGGGCTCCCTTTTGCCTCAAATAGACGGTAGAGAGGAAAAACAGTTGACCTGGACTTTCACAGCCAAAGAAGATTGAAAATGATGTATATATCATCTGATCAGTCATATGTCCTAAGTGTCCCACCATATGGACAGCCATGATTAACCATCTATCTTTCCACGTGTACGATTAAGGAGCGGCGCTATGATCTTAACTAGAGTCGTGTCTACCATATCATTTCCTAATTCGTTTTACGTATATCGCGACTTAGGATAGAGCGCGTGTCGCCAGCCATCGTGTCTCACATGCTGAGATCGTgcatgatttgaaccgtccattttctcgTTCGAATCATAGATAATCTATTTGCATATAATCATACTTCTGTGATAGTCCTAAACTCTGATTTTCggagttga
This DNA window, taken from Magnolia sinica isolate HGM2019 chromosome 14, MsV1, whole genome shotgun sequence, encodes the following:
- the LOC131225148 gene encoding shaggy-related protein kinase alpha isoform X1 translates to MASVSVVPASGLRDNSGNTIGVDRLPEEMNDMKIRDDKEMEATVVDGNGTETGHIIVTTIGGRNGQPKQTISYMAERVVGHGSFGIVFQAKCLETGETVAIKKVLQDKRYKNRELQTMRLLDHPNVVSLKHCFFSTTEKDELYLNLVLEYVPETVHRVIKHYNKMNQRMPLIYVKLYTYQICRALAYIHGIGLCHRDIKPQNLLVNPHTHQLKLCDFGSAKVLVKGEPNISYICSRYYRAPELIFGATEYNSAIDIWSAGCVLAELLLGQPLFPGESGVDQLVEIIKVLGTPTREEIKCMNPNYTEFKFPQIKAHPWHKIFHKRMPPEAVDLVSRLLQYSPNLRCTALEALIHPFFDELRDPNTRLPNGRFLPPLFNFKPHELKGVPMEILVKLIPEHARKQCAFLGL
- the LOC131225148 gene encoding shaggy-related protein kinase alpha isoform X2, with protein sequence MAERVVGHGSFGIVFQAKCLETGETVAIKKVLQDKRYKNRELQTMRLLDHPNVVSLKHCFFSTTEKDELYLNLVLEYVPETVHRVIKHYNKMNQRMPLIYVKLYTYQICRALAYIHGIGLCHRDIKPQNLLVNPHTHQLKLCDFGSAKVLVKGEPNISYICSRYYRAPELIFGATEYNSAIDIWSAGCVLAELLLGQPLFPGESGVDQLVEIIKVLGTPTREEIKCMNPNYTEFKFPQIKAHPWHKIFHKRMPPEAVDLVSRLLQYSPNLRCTALEALIHPFFDELRDPNTRLPNGRFLPPLFNFKPHELKGVPMEILVKLIPEHARKQCAFLGL